In bacterium, the following are encoded in one genomic region:
- a CDS encoding PAS domain-containing protein, whose product MSAVKRSVPLALAVLAVAAGAALIMGNRPGTREQVIRMEQTRVETLARSWEFQITAARSMFRDQLIRHGLLDALDHPEEWSSDRVSGKLSSVSHSWGKEAGVPLTLALLRSDGSLHTYVGDSSRLKSAVRALSSPGQNDVVLLARSEAQPELLALEFQTPALQLGHRPGHMIGLIGLPGFLAGVRDIPSGWALLAGPGKPLIVSQSGPARIPINDATWPLLLSQGTGTIPLENGTTLCFSRIQVPAMEPLLLVLPLSPARSALVPLAIILICAGLAGMVWLQVRRWKTQPATMAFTQPSVPREDTLWLRQVFHSLDDPICVVNSAGEVIRANNKAHHWFHFHRGRPRDDLTVWRDAGDCLLTELLAMAAEDPEAASGRMSLQVEGMELEGVLRAERIEGSDDGAVMLQFKLGLAASETPSATNSESNAQPGEPDPYCPYPVLSVSTDGLVVGFNDAARRSCARLDESPLITDILPALSDKELPKLLAAVNGHTFESLFGPRPHEFRLVRREGQLYLYGHPLSASKNLEIEMKQAQQNFYTLYALSALPVILADPRDHSILEANAAAADLLQTTPPALRGRALADFSAEPWELNNEDSLYIARGYNGIAIRCRLQYELIKVEGAPTLLIVLEPESEPLLPDYPEIVPQATVMDSPPSSPEPLPLPPGPGLLITLNPTVRETARRMFEKTGHDCESFSSLDDVTVWLITHDVRPEFVAIDLTDFDGIDGWLEELRARCGDVPCLAFTDGDPWSLPNDGLNAFLAKPFDFESLIAALATLKLDHALFSSTA is encoded by the coding sequence ATGTCTGCCGTCAAACGATCCGTCCCTCTGGCCCTGGCCGTCCTCGCTGTTGCCGCTGGTGCCGCCCTGATCATGGGAAATCGCCCCGGCACTCGCGAACAGGTCATCCGAATGGAACAAACCCGCGTCGAAACTCTGGCCCGCTCCTGGGAATTCCAGATTACCGCGGCGCGTTCGATGTTTCGGGACCAACTGATTCGTCATGGACTGCTGGACGCCCTGGACCACCCCGAGGAATGGTCGTCCGACCGTGTCTCAGGTAAACTTAGCTCCGTTTCCCACTCATGGGGAAAGGAAGCCGGGGTTCCACTGACGCTCGCGCTCCTTCGCTCCGACGGTTCCCTCCACACCTATGTCGGGGATAGCTCGCGGCTGAAATCCGCCGTCCGGGCGCTGTCCAGCCCCGGCCAGAACGACGTCGTTCTGTTGGCCCGCTCTGAAGCCCAACCCGAGCTGCTGGCTCTTGAGTTCCAGACTCCGGCCTTGCAGCTTGGCCATCGTCCCGGTCACATGATCGGGCTGATCGGCCTCCCCGGATTCCTGGCCGGCGTGCGGGATATCCCTTCCGGCTGGGCGCTGCTGGCGGGTCCCGGCAAGCCGTTGATCGTCTCCCAATCCGGACCGGCCCGCATCCCCATCAATGACGCAACCTGGCCGCTGCTCCTTTCGCAAGGTACGGGTACGATCCCGCTGGAAAACGGAACAACCCTCTGTTTCTCACGCATACAAGTGCCGGCGATGGAACCCTTGCTGCTGGTGTTGCCGCTGTCGCCTGCCCGCTCCGCCCTCGTGCCACTGGCCATTATCCTCATCTGTGCTGGACTGGCCGGGATGGTATGGCTGCAGGTTCGGCGATGGAAAACCCAACCGGCGACGATGGCTTTCACGCAACCGTCGGTTCCACGGGAAGATACACTCTGGCTGCGGCAGGTCTTCCATTCTCTCGACGACCCCATCTGCGTGGTCAATAGTGCCGGCGAAGTCATTCGCGCCAACAATAAGGCCCATCATTGGTTCCATTTCCATCGGGGGCGGCCCCGGGATGATCTGACCGTCTGGCGCGATGCCGGAGATTGCCTTCTGACCGAACTTCTCGCGATGGCGGCCGAGGATCCCGAAGCGGCTTCCGGCCGCATGTCCCTCCAAGTCGAGGGAATGGAACTGGAGGGCGTCCTCCGCGCCGAACGAATCGAAGGATCGGATGACGGTGCCGTGATGCTGCAATTCAAACTCGGTCTCGCCGCCTCCGAGACGCCCTCCGCGACAAACTCGGAATCCAATGCGCAGCCCGGCGAACCTGATCCCTACTGCCCCTATCCCGTCCTGTCGGTATCTACCGACGGGCTGGTGGTCGGGTTCAATGATGCGGCTCGCCGCTCCTGCGCACGACTCGACGAGTCTCCGCTGATCACGGACATTCTCCCTGCCCTCAGCGACAAGGAATTGCCCAAACTGCTGGCGGCTGTCAACGGCCACACGTTCGAATCGCTCTTCGGTCCCCGGCCCCACGAGTTCCGCTTAGTGCGCCGCGAGGGGCAGCTCTATCTCTACGGGCACCCACTGTCCGCCTCCAAGAACCTCGAAATCGAGATGAAACAGGCTCAGCAGAACTTCTACACCCTCTATGCGCTGAGCGCTCTGCCCGTGATTCTGGCCGATCCCCGCGATCACTCGATCCTCGAGGCCAATGCCGCCGCCGCCGATCTGCTTCAGACCACTCCCCCCGCGCTGCGTGGCCGCGCCCTTGCCGACTTCTCCGCCGAACCGTGGGAACTCAACAACGAAGATTCCCTCTATATCGCCCGTGGCTACAACGGAATCGCGATCCGTTGCCGTCTTCAATATGAACTGATCAAAGTCGAGGGCGCTCCCACGCTGCTGATCGTTCTCGAACCCGAATCCGAGCCGCTGCTGCCCGACTATCCGGAGATCGTGCCGCAGGCGACCGTCATGGACTCGCCCCCGTCCTCCCCCGAACCGCTGCCCCTTCCGCCCGGCCCCGGGCTACTCATTACCCTCAATCCCACCGTTCGCGAGACGGCGCGGCGAATGTTCGAAAAAACCGGCCATGACTGCGAATCGTTTTCCAGTCTCGACGATGTGACCGTCTGGCTCATTACTCATGACGTGCGGCCCGAATTCGTAGCCATTGACCTTACCGATTTCGACGGCATTGATGGATGGCTCGAAGAACTGCGTGCCCGCTGCGGCGACGTGCCGTGTCTGGCTTTCACCGATGGTGACCCTTGGTCGCTTCCCAACGACGGTCTCAATGCGTTTCTCGCCAAACCTTTCGACTTCGAATCGCTGATCGCCGCTCTCGCCACACTGAAACTCGATCACGCGCTCTTTTCCTCCACCGCCTGA
- the flgB gene encoding flagellar basal body rod protein FlgB, whose product MADRNVIQDFLINQSSATTVLKKNLDAQAARQRAHAQNIANAETPGYRRVAVDFESELKEVLDQESSGALRTTNPRHLRSGASSLEEIQPKFRTEPLPEDGNGVNGVDMDQEMAEMAETQLRYLASLELLKRRYTGLKSAIRGQ is encoded by the coding sequence ATGGCTGATCGAAACGTTATCCAAGATTTCCTCATCAATCAATCTTCCGCTACAACGGTGCTGAAAAAGAATCTCGACGCTCAGGCGGCGCGGCAGCGGGCTCATGCCCAGAACATTGCCAATGCCGAGACGCCGGGATATCGCCGGGTGGCGGTGGATTTCGAATCGGAACTCAAGGAAGTCCTTGATCAGGAAAGCAGCGGCGCGCTGCGCACAACGAATCCGCGGCATCTGCGTTCCGGCGCAAGTTCGCTGGAGGAAATCCAGCCGAAGTTCCGTACCGAACCGCTCCCCGAAGACGGGAACGGAGTCAACGGAGTGGACATGGATCAGGAGATGGCAGAAATGGCGGAAACACAGCTTCGCTATCTGGCCTCGCTGGAACTCTTGAAGCGGCGGTACACGGGACTCAAGTCGGCGATACGCGGACAATAA
- a CDS encoding lamin tail domain-containing protein has product MKLSKGLWMAALMGLLVLSGTASAAVNETFDGFTQNSYGVYTYNGFVMDSALCNAQGATACVNPLPSNTVRLRDRTNARLEYIGTDGNGKDGGVGTISFDYKSWDGAPASVYDVSVSINGGAYSSIGTINTTNCGAYEQFSYALNNASDNIKIRILYTSGERLHVDNYSITDYGADLIPPEIVSVTVLSATALDVLFNENVDLTTSEIEANYVVTPGSVSPSLALRDGANNALVHLTFAAAFSPGSYTLTVNGVRDLANNACSNETEPFFVNPTLTAGDVVINEVMYDDTASTDVEWVEIYNRTANAINIGGWTLQDDDVYPADGGEGSIQVPAGTILPASGYRVLSKVDLPEITGEIVCTQIIGSWILSNSGDNLALYTAASGGMLMDGALNSNYPALATANAGNSIEKCTENSPWSSDPSAWHESTNVFAATGRYRQCTPGVTNSICAPDVTPPEISYITVVSTTALDVMFNEDVEQTTSETEANYVVTPGSVSPSLALRDGANNALVHLTFAAAFTPNTYTLTVNNVEDLANNPCVNETGLFQITTLSYGDVVITEVMYDDTAALDSEWVEIHNTTANPIDISGWYLTDDDTYPTPSGEGGLIVPASTTLPAYGYLVLTRANQPELTGEIVCTMAGSFGLNNGGDNLALYTAATGGTLIDGSLSVDYPDLSTANMGYSIEKCDSTATWSGDPLAWHESTNNFGIGRYARCTPGAANSICVPDTDPPLLVSATGITAAIVEVEFNEAVGQTTAETVTNYSVTGVGNPSSAMRQANQALVRLTFSPSLSPDVYTLNVQNVADLAGNPMEGIQQDTFTIATAPANLIFTEIMPNPNFTSLEDSLGEWFEVYNAGATVANLTGWILEDNAGADTIEGSPTINPGEYFVFGSNGDSLLNGGVPVDYAYAFGTSGWGLSLANTGDIITIKDAVGTVVTTLTYTSTYPYGAGYSAQLKNLTYNPAIDTSWCRADTIWLGAWNGDKGTPGAATICAPQLPPQYRTLCDIREQDTCGIPTLLSQIVISQCVVTYMDSCRRNAYIELNGCGVMIYGNAVRAIMQNSTRLMRVGDFVEVNGYITHYNGLTEYAYYLATDPVVTFISAGNPIPNPVVVQPSAISTARDNCGPEPFESRRIAVPGVTFLAGNGDSTFGGGTSGLNYYAVSGTDTIVVRVVPCDSIVGDTIPVGPVSVMGLLSQYDNTGPCRCGGYQLMMAGANPFSVAVCATPIYATAYRMSGASADSVEIRWQPGPNQTCSCYRIYYSDTADAAFPGGFTQIGCVCGQTYWRQYHPAVSSRRFYLVTSDSSCP; this is encoded by the coding sequence ATGAAGCTCAGCAAGGGTTTGTGGATGGCGGCCCTGATGGGTCTTTTGGTGCTGTCGGGCACGGCGTCGGCAGCCGTGAACGAGACTTTCGACGGGTTCACACAGAACTCATACGGTGTGTACACGTACAACGGATTCGTGATGGACAGCGCGCTCTGCAACGCGCAAGGGGCGACCGCGTGCGTGAATCCGCTGCCGAGTAACACCGTTCGGTTGCGGGACCGGACCAATGCCCGACTCGAATATATCGGCACGGACGGCAACGGCAAGGACGGCGGCGTCGGCACGATCAGTTTCGACTACAAGTCGTGGGACGGTGCTCCCGCATCCGTATATGACGTGAGCGTGAGTATCAACGGCGGAGCCTACAGTTCCATCGGCACGATCAACACGACCAACTGTGGCGCATACGAACAGTTCTCGTATGCGCTGAATAATGCGAGCGACAACATCAAGATTCGCATCCTGTATACGAGCGGCGAACGCTTGCACGTGGACAATTATTCGATTACGGACTACGGCGCGGACCTGATTCCGCCGGAAATCGTTTCGGTGACGGTCCTCAGCGCGACGGCGCTGGACGTGCTGTTCAACGAGAACGTGGATCTGACGACGTCCGAGATCGAAGCCAACTACGTGGTGACGCCGGGCAGCGTTTCCCCGAGCCTCGCTCTGCGGGACGGCGCCAACAACGCTCTGGTACATTTGACGTTCGCGGCCGCGTTTTCTCCGGGAAGCTACACGCTGACGGTCAATGGAGTCCGCGATCTGGCCAACAATGCCTGCTCCAACGAGACGGAGCCGTTTTTCGTGAATCCGACGTTGACCGCCGGGGACGTGGTCATCAACGAGGTGATGTACGATGACACGGCCTCGACGGACGTGGAGTGGGTGGAGATTTACAACCGCACGGCCAATGCAATCAATATCGGCGGCTGGACGTTGCAGGATGACGACGTGTATCCGGCCGACGGCGGGGAAGGCTCCATTCAGGTTCCGGCCGGCACGATTCTGCCTGCGAGCGGCTATCGGGTATTGAGCAAGGTAGACCTGCCGGAGATCACCGGTGAAATCGTGTGTACGCAGATCATCGGCAGTTGGATTCTTTCCAACAGCGGCGATAATCTGGCGTTGTACACGGCGGCGTCGGGCGGAATGCTCATGGACGGTGCGCTGAACTCCAACTATCCCGCACTGGCTACCGCTAACGCCGGAAATTCGATTGAAAAGTGCACCGAGAATTCCCCGTGGAGCAGCGATCCCTCGGCCTGGCATGAGTCCACCAATGTCTTTGCCGCGACGGGACGCTACCGTCAGTGCACGCCGGGCGTGACCAACAGCATCTGCGCACCGGATGTGACTCCTCCGGAAATATCCTATATCACCGTGGTCAGCACGACCGCGCTGGACGTGATGTTCAACGAGGACGTGGAGCAGACGACGTCCGAAACGGAAGCGAACTATGTCGTGACGCCGGGCAGCGTTTCGCCGAGCCTCGCGCTTCGCGACGGCGCCAACAACGCGCTGGTGCATCTGACGTTCGCGGCCGCTTTCACGCCGAACACGTACACTCTGACGGTCAACAACGTGGAGGATTTGGCGAACAATCCGTGCGTAAACGAGACGGGTCTGTTTCAGATCACCACTCTGTCGTACGGTGACGTGGTGATCACCGAGGTCATGTACGACGATACGGCCGCTCTGGATTCGGAGTGGGTGGAGATTCACAACACAACCGCCAATCCGATTGACATTTCGGGTTGGTATCTGACGGATGACGACACCTATCCGACGCCGAGTGGTGAGGGCGGGTTGATTGTTCCGGCGAGCACGACGCTTCCGGCCTACGGCTACTTGGTGTTGACGCGGGCCAATCAGCCGGAACTCACGGGCGAGATCGTCTGTACGATGGCGGGCAGCTTCGGACTCAACAACGGCGGTGACAATCTGGCATTGTACACGGCGGCCACCGGCGGGACGTTGATTGACGGTTCACTGAGCGTGGATTACCCCGATCTTTCGACGGCGAACATGGGTTATTCCATCGAGAAGTGCGATTCCACGGCGACGTGGAGCGGTGATCCGCTGGCCTGGCACGAATCCACGAACAATTTCGGCATCGGCCGCTATGCTCGCTGCACTCCGGGCGCGGCCAATTCGATCTGCGTGCCGGATACGGATCCGCCGCTGCTGGTATCGGCTACCGGCATTACGGCAGCCATCGTAGAAGTGGAATTTAATGAAGCCGTTGGGCAGACGACGGCCGAGACGGTGACCAACTACTCGGTGACGGGAGTGGGCAATCCCAGTTCGGCGATGCGGCAGGCGAATCAAGCGTTGGTGCGCCTCACGTTCAGTCCGTCCCTGAGTCCGGACGTGTACACGCTGAACGTTCAGAACGTCGCGGATCTGGCGGGCAATCCGATGGAGGGAATCCAGCAGGATACGTTCACGATTGCGACGGCGCCGGCCAATCTGATTTTCACCGAGATCATGCCCAATCCGAATTTCACGAGCCTTGAGGACAGTTTGGGCGAGTGGTTCGAGGTCTACAACGCGGGCGCGACGGTGGCGAATCTGACCGGCTGGATACTGGAAGACAACGCGGGTGCGGATACCATCGAAGGCTCGCCGACGATCAATCCCGGCGAATACTTCGTATTCGGATCGAATGGAGACTCGCTGTTGAACGGTGGCGTTCCCGTGGACTATGCCTATGCCTTCGGTACCTCGGGATGGGGTCTGTCGCTGGCCAACACCGGAGACATCATCACGATAAAAGATGCCGTGGGAACGGTAGTGACAACCCTGACTTACACGAGCACCTACCCGTACGGCGCGGGCTACAGCGCGCAGCTCAAGAACCTGACCTACAATCCGGCGATTGACACAAGTTGGTGCCGGGCCGATACGATCTGGCTGGGAGCTTGGAACGGAGACAAAGGCACTCCGGGAGCGGCGACGATCTGCGCGCCGCAGTTGCCTCCGCAATACCGCACTCTGTGCGACATCCGCGAGCAGGACACCTGCGGCATTCCGACGCTGCTGAGTCAAATCGTGATCTCGCAGTGCGTGGTAACGTACATGGATTCCTGCCGCCGTAACGCGTACATCGAGCTTAACGGATGCGGAGTGATGATCTACGGGAACGCGGTGCGGGCGATCATGCAGAACTCGACGCGGCTCATGCGGGTCGGCGACTTCGTGGAAGTGAACGGCTACATCACGCACTACAACGGACTGACGGAGTATGCGTACTATCTTGCCACCGATCCGGTGGTGACGTTTATTTCGGCGGGCAATCCGATTCCGAATCCGGTGGTCGTGCAACCGTCGGCAATCTCCACCGCCCGAGACAACTGCGGACCGGAGCCGTTTGAATCACGGCGGATCGCAGTTCCCGGTGTGACGTTCCTGGCGGGCAACGGCGATTCCACGTTTGGCGGCGGCACCAGCGGATTGAACTACTACGCCGTATCGGGAACCGATACGATCGTGGTGCGAGTGGTTCCGTGTGATTCGATCGTCGGTGACACGATTCCGGTGGGACCGGTATCGGTCATGGGACTGCTCTCGCAATATGACAACACGGGACCCTGCCGGTGTGGCGGCTATCAGTTGATGATGGCGGGAGCGAATCCGTTCTCGGTGGCGGTTTGTGCAACGCCGATTTATGCCACGGCCTATCGCATGAGCGGAGCGTCGGCTGACTCGGTGGAGATTCGCTGGCAGCCGGGCCCGAATCAGACGTGCAGTTGCTACCGGATCTACTACTCGGATACGGCAGATGCAGCTTTTCCGGGCGGATTCACTCAGATCGGTTGTGTGTGCGGTCAAACCTACTGGCGGCAATACCACCCGGCGGTGAGTTCTCGTCGGTTCTATTTGGTGACATCGGACTCTTCCTGTCCGTAA
- a CDS encoding prephenate dehydrogenase/arogenate dehydrogenase family protein, giving the protein MVEDTQESVSESLGTLTLPSPLELLPMEFRRTAIVGVGLIGGSIGLRMKAMEYAGILIGHDDREVLNAALACGAIDRGAGDLAEAVAEADLVVLAVPEDQIAVLLPTILRTAKDGALVTDTGATKGEAARAAGECRNARAVYVGGHPLAGSNRQGIANADGGLFENSYWLLTPGTTTPPQVRESLAWWVRLLGAYPLILEPELHDRIMAMTTHVPFMIALALSRWLAERSEEISVLPRLATGNFQTITGMAALPLSVWEAVIRSNRTELGKSLDQFIEVLQRCGTELREDRLADAWQQAHQFQRRLSRDRPGDWDANCELAVTVPDRPGTIARIAGLLASFDINIRDIHMLYIRERHGGTMRVIFETRTEARQAMEILLMHGYTARLKE; this is encoded by the coding sequence GTGGTAGAAGACACTCAGGAAAGCGTTTCCGAATCCCTCGGCACTCTGACGCTGCCGAGTCCACTTGAGCTCCTGCCGATGGAGTTTCGACGGACGGCGATTGTCGGAGTGGGTCTCATCGGCGGATCCATCGGGTTGCGGATGAAGGCGATGGAGTACGCAGGGATTCTGATTGGACACGACGATCGCGAGGTACTGAATGCGGCGTTGGCATGCGGAGCCATTGATCGGGGGGCGGGCGATCTGGCCGAGGCGGTGGCCGAAGCCGATCTGGTCGTGTTGGCGGTGCCGGAGGATCAGATTGCCGTGCTGCTTCCGACGATTCTTCGCACGGCCAAAGACGGCGCGCTGGTGACGGACACCGGCGCGACCAAAGGGGAAGCCGCGCGCGCGGCGGGGGAATGCCGGAACGCGCGGGCTGTGTACGTGGGCGGACATCCACTGGCGGGCAGCAATCGTCAGGGAATCGCCAACGCCGACGGCGGACTGTTCGAGAATTCGTATTGGCTGCTGACTCCGGGAACGACCACACCGCCGCAGGTTCGCGAGTCGTTGGCCTGGTGGGTAAGACTTTTGGGCGCGTATCCGTTGATTCTCGAACCGGAACTGCATGACCGGATCATGGCCATGACTACGCACGTTCCGTTCATGATCGCTCTTGCGCTCTCGAGATGGTTGGCCGAGCGCAGCGAGGAGATTTCGGTGCTGCCGCGTCTGGCGACGGGCAATTTTCAGACGATTACCGGCATGGCCGCGCTGCCGTTGTCGGTGTGGGAGGCGGTGATTCGCAGCAATCGAACCGAGCTGGGGAAATCTCTCGATCAGTTTATCGAAGTGCTGCAGCGCTGCGGAACAGAGCTGCGCGAGGATCGGCTGGCCGACGCGTGGCAGCAGGCCCACCAGTTCCAGCGGAGACTGTCCCGCGACCGGCCGGGAGACTGGGATGCGAACTGTGAGCTGGCGGTAACGGTTCCCGATCGTCCGGGAACAATCGCGCGGATCGCGGGACTCTTAGCCTCCTTCGACATCAACATCCGCGACATCCACATGCTCTACATCCGGGAGCGACACGGGGGAACGATGCGGGTGATTTTCGAGACGCGGACGGAAGCCCGGCAGGCGATGGAGATTCTTCTCATGCACGGCTATACGGCGCGGTTGAAAGAATGA
- a CDS encoding prephenate dehydrogenase/arogenate dehydrogenase family protein, translating into MDRQIGSFALGLRRIGFSGQIVGVADKATINACWKLGMISDGSEHLPEMLPGANLIMLSSVASHVEGMLPKVLEHVDEGAVISEMTRVKGDINRVIGDSGRADLHYVGFRLLGEDAVAGDYTKADRFFFEGKTVILTPRDKRDLEAFSHLQDLIRKMGATVVAMSPQAHDRLLAQIHHVPKAAVLAVLQRLFSESDHIAFTPELLGDWLAGETRDIVQSREMGWVEEIEANQELVLEGIDEFISRLQAIKNNIINGKLSAEVDTLIEKAPESLKAEVSVEGFDVVLAAGPDPKNLERVSELLAKARIKIGNLSRMEHAEPGTYRLALHSSEDNEAAVRLLRGAGFEVVNLSE; encoded by the coding sequence ATGGACCGCCAGATCGGCAGCTTCGCATTGGGGCTGCGGCGGATCGGATTTTCCGGACAAATCGTGGGAGTGGCTGACAAGGCGACGATCAATGCGTGCTGGAAATTGGGTATGATCAGCGACGGATCGGAGCATCTGCCGGAGATGCTGCCGGGCGCGAATTTGATCATGCTATCCTCGGTAGCCAGTCACGTGGAAGGAATGCTGCCTAAGGTTTTGGAACACGTGGATGAGGGAGCGGTGATCTCGGAGATGACCCGCGTTAAAGGCGACATCAACCGCGTGATCGGTGATTCGGGACGGGCAGACCTGCATTACGTGGGTTTCCGTCTGTTGGGAGAGGACGCGGTTGCGGGCGATTACACGAAGGCCGACCGGTTCTTCTTCGAAGGCAAGACGGTAATCCTGACGCCGCGCGACAAGCGCGATCTCGAAGCGTTTTCCCATTTGCAGGACCTCATCCGCAAGATGGGCGCGACGGTGGTAGCCATGAGTCCGCAGGCGCACGACCGGCTATTGGCCCAGATTCATCACGTTCCCAAGGCGGCCGTGTTGGCGGTGTTGCAGCGGCTGTTCAGTGAGAGCGACCATATTGCTTTTACTCCGGAGCTGCTCGGAGACTGGTTGGCGGGGGAGACGCGCGACATCGTTCAATCGCGGGAAATGGGTTGGGTGGAGGAAATCGAGGCGAATCAGGAACTGGTCTTGGAAGGAATAGACGAGTTCATCAGCCGACTGCAGGCGATCAAGAACAATATCATCAACGGCAAACTCTCGGCCGAGGTGGATACGTTGATCGAGAAGGCTCCCGAATCGTTGAAAGCGGAAGTCAGCGTGGAGGGCTTTGACGTAGTGCTGGCCGCCGGGCCGGATCCGAAGAATCTTGAACGTGTTTCCGAACTGCTGGCCAAAGCGCGGATCAAGATCGGGAATCTGAGCCGGATGGAACACGCCGAACCGGGTACCTATCGTTTGGCGCTCCACTCATCCGAAGACAACGAAGCCGCGGTCCGTCTCTTGCGCGGAGCGGGATTTGAAGTGGTGAACCTATCGGAATAG
- a CDS encoding PAS domain S-box protein — protein sequence MDILHNSGDLIQATDAEGRFLFCNHTWHQILGYPPEERESMTVFDVIHPSHREDAQSVLHGSGNGESTRLIETLFVTASGQTVPVEGRVRVTRDNGQSAYIVGIFRDMTERNKMEQDLSDARARAQYMEGIHQAAVTLQHEINNPLTALMGHAELLDMMLKSHDDFDKAAGGVPTHVTAIEEQGQRIAAAVRKMRALYDPATTVHPTSHETGAIMIDLHNSN from the coding sequence GTGGACATCCTTCACAACTCCGGCGACCTCATTCAGGCCACCGATGCCGAGGGCCGCTTCCTCTTCTGCAATCATACGTGGCACCAGATTCTCGGATACCCGCCCGAAGAGCGGGAGTCCATGACCGTTTTCGATGTCATCCATCCCTCCCACCGCGAGGATGCACAGTCCGTTCTGCACGGCTCGGGAAACGGCGAATCCACCCGCCTTATCGAGACCCTGTTCGTGACCGCCTCGGGGCAGACCGTTCCCGTGGAAGGACGAGTCCGCGTCACCCGTGACAACGGCCAATCCGCCTATATCGTGGGTATTTTTCGTGACATGACCGAGCGTAATAAGATGGAGCAGGACTTGTCGGACGCCCGGGCCCGCGCTCAATATATGGAGGGAATTCATCAAGCCGCCGTCACCCTTCAACATGAAATCAACAATCCGCTGACGGCTCTAATGGGTCATGCCGAATTACTCGACATGATGTTGAAAAGCCACGATGACTTCGATAAGGCGGCCGGAGGAGTCCCCACGCACGTGACCGCCATTGAAGAACAAGGACAACGGATCGCCGCGGCCGTCCGAAAAATGCGCGCACTCTACGACCCGGCTACGACCGTGCATCCCACGTCCCATGAGACCGGCGCGATCATGATTGACCTTCACAATTCCAACTGA
- a CDS encoding response regulator: MDKKLILIVDDEAPVRNVLLQAFQFAGYEVIEAADGEAGFDLFQKKLPALVITDIYMPKMNGILLLRQIRRHGYKAKVIMITGFAHYHQLTLDASSSPDGYFEKPFTLAELLSKANEVLTAA; the protein is encoded by the coding sequence ATGGACAAGAAACTCATCCTTATCGTTGACGACGAAGCCCCCGTTCGCAACGTGCTGTTGCAGGCATTTCAGTTCGCGGGCTATGAAGTGATCGAAGCGGCCGACGGAGAAGCCGGATTTGACCTGTTTCAGAAAAAGCTGCCGGCCCTCGTGATTACCGACATCTACATGCCCAAGATGAACGGGATTCTCCTGCTCCGCCAGATTCGTCGCCACGGATACAAAGCCAAAGTCATCATGATCACGGGCTTTGCACACTACCATCAGCTCACCCTTGATGCGAGCAGCAGCCCCGACGGCTATTTCGAAAAACCCTTCACTCTCGCTGAACTCCTGAGCAAAGCCAACGAAGTCCTCACTGCGGCCTAA
- a CDS encoding SUF system NifU family Fe-S cluster assembly protein, which yields MFDPYSEILLDHYRLPRNKGRLEHPTVTVEGVNPLCGDELTFDLEIEGDRLTRVTFDGKGCAISLASASMLTEILQGKTLSEVEKWIGNFRSFIREGAAPNGVDLGELAALEGISKLPVRVKCATLPWTTIEEALRKHRQS from the coding sequence TTGTTTGATCCGTACAGCGAGATTCTGCTCGATCACTATCGCCTGCCCCGCAACAAGGGGCGGCTCGAACACCCGACGGTTACGGTGGAGGGAGTCAATCCGTTGTGCGGCGATGAGCTGACGTTCGATCTGGAAATCGAGGGAGATCGTTTGACGCGGGTGACGTTTGACGGAAAGGGCTGCGCGATCTCGTTGGCATCGGCTTCGATGTTGACGGAGATCCTGCAGGGAAAGACGCTGTCCGAGGTGGAGAAGTGGATCGGCAACTTCCGGTCGTTCATTCGGGAGGGTGCGGCCCCGAACGGTGTGGACCTTGGGGAACTGGCGGCCTTGGAGGGCATATCGAAGTTGCCCGTCCGGGTGAAATGCGCCACGTTGCCGTGGACGACGATCGAGGAGGCGCTTCGCAAGCACCGGCAATCATGA